One Maylandia zebra isolate NMK-2024a unplaced genomic scaffold, Mzebra_GT3a scaffold02, whole genome shotgun sequence DNA window includes the following coding sequences:
- the LOC112434605 gene encoding uncharacterized protein LOC112434605 — MDDIIRTVFTAVLWTLASSHEDHKNITIKSGQNITLPCRASNTSFIAVEWSRFDLKPEYVLLNRDGHFDPHSQHLSFMNRVDLQERKMKDGDVSLILKDMTTDDTGTYECRVFMEETHSWKSISIIYLRVVDPPGPPVENRPVGLIIGVIIGLSAVVIFVAFVMYKNPEKRQNTFLVPSCHERIRHCFCRRAEAHVTSAVI, encoded by the exons atggatgacatcatccGCACAGTCTTTACGGCTGTGCTATGGACCCTTGCCTCGTCCCATGAAG ACCACAAAAACATCACAATTAAATCTGGACAGAACATCACTCTGCCATGTCGAGCTTCAAACACGTCCTTCATAGCTGTAGAGTGGAGCAGATTTGACTTAAAGCCAGAATATGTACTTTTAAACCGCGACGGGCACTTTGACCCACACAGCCAGCATTTATCTTTTATGAATCGAGTTGACCTGCAGGAGAGAAaaatgaaggatggagacgtgtctttgattctgaaggacATGACGACTGATGACACTGGAACATACGAGTGTCGTGTCTTCATGGAAGAAACACACTCATGGAAGTCCATCAGCATCATCTACCTTCGTgttgttgatcctccag gtccaCCAGTAGAGAATCGACCTGTGGGACTGATCATTGGAGTCATCATTGGACTGTCAGCTGTGGTGATTTTTGTGGCCTTTGTCATGtataaaaatcctgaaaaaagacaaaacacatttcttgttCCATCTTGTCACGAACGGATACGACATTGTTTCTGTAGACGAGCAGAGGCTCATGTAACATCGGCAGTAATATAA